Proteins found in one Candidatus Eremiobacteraceae bacterium genomic segment:
- a CDS encoding ferredoxin family protein, producing the protein MTYVICEPCITVKDKSCVDVCPVDCIHGGDEDKMLFIDPTTCIDCGACVAACPVTAIYAESEVPEQWTDYTKINAEYFEKK; encoded by the coding sequence GTGACCTACGTCATCTGCGAGCCCTGCATCACCGTCAAAGACAAATCGTGCGTTGACGTCTGCCCTGTCGACTGCATCCACGGCGGCGACGAGGATAAGATGCTCTTCATCGATCCGACGACGTGCATCGACTGCGGCGCATGCGTCGCCGCGTGCCCGGTCACAGCGATCTACGCCGAGAGCGAAGTGCCGGAGCAGTGGACGGATTATACGAAGATCAACGCGGAGTACTTCGAGAAGAAATAA
- a CDS encoding NADH-ubiquinone oxidoreductase-F iron-sulfur binding region domain-containing protein, protein MDLHHLTDEPTDDERAAVDALLGPHLENGVSGREARSRRHLLLPALHAAADRVGWVSRGALGYICRRLTVPPAEAFGVVSFYDLLSTDQLPPLTVRICDDVACMAAGCDALIRDVEKRFGPEGAVNSGAAWLRSPCLGLCEQAPAALFTAAGLQPHIRALAPATLSSIETVLANPAAVVPDRPCTLPQDGEPQLRLLRRIGHGDPLDLAAYRGAGGYSALARAFDLGPDGVIREILASKLIGRGGAAFPAGRKWEAVAREPERPHYVVCNADESEPGTFKDRVLMEEDPFAIIEAMTIAAFAIGSEQGYIYIRGEYGRALERIAAAIAAARDGGLLGADVMNRGLRFDVEVRRGAGAYICGEETALFNSIEGFRGEPRNKPPFPVRKGLFGKPTVINNVETLVNVLDIVTGGGAAYAAIGTPDAAGTKLFCVSGHVARPGLYEVTFGTTLRALIDRAGGVRGGGTLQAVLVGGAAGAFVLPDELDAPLTFAGMREVKATLGSGVVIVFDETVDLAAIVRRIARFFRHESCGQCVPCRIGTVRQEESLDRLALASGTSVDDEMRLLREIGQVMRDASICGLGQTASSAVESALAKIPVFGAWRRA, encoded by the coding sequence GTGGATCTCCATCATCTCACGGACGAGCCGACCGACGATGAGCGGGCCGCTGTCGACGCGCTGCTCGGTCCGCACCTTGAGAATGGCGTTAGCGGCCGCGAGGCGCGAAGTCGCCGCCATCTGCTCTTGCCGGCGCTGCACGCCGCCGCAGATCGCGTAGGTTGGGTGAGCCGCGGCGCGCTCGGCTACATCTGCCGGCGTTTGACCGTGCCGCCGGCTGAAGCGTTCGGCGTCGTCAGTTTCTACGATCTGCTCTCCACCGATCAGTTGCCGCCGCTTACCGTGCGCATTTGCGACGACGTCGCGTGCATGGCAGCGGGTTGCGACGCATTGATTCGCGACGTCGAGAAACGCTTTGGTCCCGAAGGTGCGGTGAATAGCGGTGCCGCGTGGCTGCGCAGCCCGTGTCTCGGACTCTGCGAACAAGCGCCGGCGGCGCTGTTCACGGCCGCGGGTTTGCAACCGCACATAAGGGCATTGGCTCCCGCCACGCTTTCTTCCATTGAAACAGTGCTTGCCAATCCCGCCGCAGTAGTTCCCGATAGACCGTGCACGTTGCCGCAAGACGGCGAACCGCAGCTGCGTCTGTTGCGCCGGATCGGGCACGGCGATCCGCTTGATCTCGCTGCGTATCGCGGCGCCGGCGGCTACAGCGCGCTGGCCCGCGCGTTCGATCTCGGACCGGACGGCGTCATCCGCGAAATCCTCGCATCGAAACTGATCGGGCGAGGCGGCGCCGCGTTTCCGGCCGGACGGAAGTGGGAAGCCGTCGCGCGCGAGCCCGAGCGCCCGCACTACGTCGTCTGCAATGCCGACGAATCAGAGCCGGGCACGTTCAAAGATCGCGTCTTGATGGAAGAAGATCCGTTCGCGATCATCGAGGCGATGACGATCGCCGCGTTCGCGATCGGCAGCGAACAAGGTTACATCTACATACGGGGCGAGTATGGACGCGCGCTCGAACGGATCGCAGCCGCGATCGCAGCTGCCCGCGACGGCGGTCTGCTCGGCGCGGATGTGATGAACCGCGGTCTGCGTTTTGACGTCGAAGTACGGCGCGGCGCGGGCGCATATATCTGCGGCGAAGAGACGGCGCTCTTCAATTCTATCGAAGGCTTTCGCGGCGAGCCGCGCAACAAGCCGCCGTTCCCGGTGCGCAAGGGATTGTTCGGCAAGCCGACCGTGATCAACAACGTCGAGACATTGGTCAACGTGCTCGACATCGTGACCGGCGGCGGCGCGGCATATGCGGCGATCGGCACGCCCGACGCGGCGGGAACAAAGCTGTTCTGCGTCTCGGGCCATGTCGCGCGCCCCGGATTGTACGAGGTCACGTTCGGCACGACGTTGCGCGCGCTCATCGATCGAGCGGGTGGCGTGCGAGGCGGCGGCACGCTCCAAGCGGTGTTGGTCGGCGGCGCGGCCGGCGCATTCGTGCTGCCCGATGAGTTAGACGCGCCGCTCACGTTCGCCGGCATGCGCGAAGTGAAAGCTACGCTCGGCTCTGGAGTCGTCATCGTCTTCGATGAAACAGTCGATCTTGCGGCCATCGTGCGGCGCATCGCGAGATTCTTCCGCCACGAATCGTGCGGACAGTGCGTGCCGTGCCGCATCGGCACCGTTCGTCAGGAAGAATCGCTCGATCGGCTCGCGCTCGCAAGCGGCACAAGCGTGGACGACGAAATGCGTCTGCTGCGCGAGATCGGCCAAGTGATGCGCGACGCGTCCATTTGCGGCCTCGGCCAGACCGCATCGAGCGCGGTCGAATCGGCGCTTGCAAAAATCCCGGTCTTCGGTGCGTGGAGACGGGCGTGA
- a CDS encoding PilZ domain-containing protein — MDSLRQVFSGRRGGQHGTPRQAVRLMISHPVRMRLGSTSTDQPALLEDLSSTGACIRTSTVFHVGDGVVLNVNLSPTLRFEQAAKVVYVLKQQSSYQTRCGLRFMDLRPEVRMKIANYVAQERHGRAYGVQPFSHGAEPA, encoded by the coding sequence ATGGATTCTCTCCGCCAAGTCTTCAGCGGCCGCCGCGGCGGACAGCACGGCACCCCGCGCCAGGCCGTTCGGCTTATGATCAGCCATCCGGTGCGCATGCGGCTTGGATCGACATCGACCGATCAGCCGGCGCTGCTGGAAGATCTCTCCTCGACCGGAGCATGCATTCGCACTTCGACCGTCTTCCATGTGGGCGATGGCGTCGTGCTCAATGTCAATCTTTCACCGACGCTGCGTTTTGAGCAAGCCGCAAAAGTCGTCTACGTCTTGAAGCAACAGAGCAGTTATCAGACGCGCTGCGGATTGCGTTTCATGGATCTGCGTCCGGAAGTGCGGATGAAGATCGCCAACTACGTCGCGCAGGAGCGGCACGGACGCGCGTACGGCGTGCAGCCGTTCTCGCACGGGGCCGAGCCCGCCTAA
- a CDS encoding ATP-binding protein yields the protein MTHARDERAVLFVPQSAREPELRIAAQDGNVVVGYDALSADEEHALACCVAGIPSPMAGGSIQPVLVDDVCVAAVGISRASATDRDDVAFASRSRRAADQVAALLELQRARTRKDGETAINRFNIQLKGVNDVSAALHGAADLSAVLHDTLVSTLSILDADGAVLWRFDPQRGALSAVTSAGIAPADMTAAERTIGDAADSALRRSLARAEIVIVDDIKASDLAPGVKRIAAQLELNQVVALPLMDRGRVVGALELVSRVARRFSPTDLETMRLVQGQLALAFGRAKMFDEIRDQKSTLEQVLAGTADGVYVTAADGSLLLWNVAAARIAGVPEDEAMAQGYSVVSGVDRRGRSLEELDRAAFDAASADSASRQTVQNYEVYFGKTSRWVAVSASPLRNAAGAVTAMVHAFRDITAAREVEQLKADFISTVSHELRTPLTSIKGATALLFEQVPADASGALELLQMVRNNSERLLRLINDLLDASKIEAGKLTIRKQPCDATRLLERAIAGVAGYAEEYGVAVTAEFARGLAPVVVDPDRVEQIMSNLISNAVKYSHRGDAVMVRVRSDGPFLRVDVIDTGVGIPASALPRLFEKFSQVDRGGRNRPGTGLGLVISKGLIEAHGGSISVSSTEGEGTTFTFTLPFAKRGADRA from the coding sequence GTGACGCACGCTCGCGACGAACGAGCCGTCTTATTCGTGCCCCAGTCTGCGCGCGAACCGGAGTTACGCATCGCTGCGCAAGACGGAAACGTCGTGGTCGGCTACGACGCTCTCTCCGCTGATGAGGAACACGCACTCGCGTGTTGCGTCGCCGGCATTCCATCGCCTATGGCAGGCGGATCGATACAGCCCGTGCTCGTTGATGATGTCTGCGTCGCCGCCGTCGGCATCTCGCGCGCGTCAGCGACGGACCGAGACGATGTCGCGTTTGCCTCTCGCTCTCGGCGCGCCGCCGACCAAGTCGCCGCACTGCTGGAATTACAGCGCGCGCGCACGCGCAAAGATGGCGAGACGGCGATCAACCGCTTCAACATCCAGCTGAAAGGCGTCAACGACGTCAGCGCCGCGCTCCACGGCGCCGCGGACCTCAGCGCGGTGCTTCACGACACGCTTGTCTCGACGCTTTCGATATTGGATGCTGACGGCGCGGTGCTGTGGCGCTTCGATCCGCAACGCGGCGCGCTCAGCGCCGTGACGAGCGCGGGGATCGCACCGGCGGACATGACCGCCGCAGAACGCACGATCGGCGATGCCGCCGATAGCGCGCTTCGGCGATCGCTTGCGCGAGCGGAAATCGTCATCGTCGACGACATCAAGGCGAGCGATCTCGCTCCGGGCGTGAAACGCATCGCGGCGCAACTCGAATTGAATCAAGTAGTCGCACTGCCGCTGATGGACCGCGGACGCGTCGTGGGTGCGTTGGAACTCGTCTCGCGCGTCGCGCGTCGTTTCTCGCCCACCGATCTCGAGACGATGCGACTGGTCCAGGGGCAGCTCGCGCTTGCGTTCGGACGCGCGAAGATGTTCGACGAGATCCGCGATCAAAAGTCGACGCTCGAGCAAGTGCTTGCGGGCACAGCGGACGGCGTCTACGTCACGGCGGCTGACGGCTCACTCCTCCTCTGGAATGTCGCGGCCGCTCGCATCGCAGGGGTGCCGGAAGACGAAGCGATGGCGCAGGGCTACAGCGTGGTCAGCGGCGTCGACCGGCGCGGGCGCTCGCTCGAAGAGCTCGATCGCGCGGCCTTCGATGCAGCGTCGGCCGACAGCGCGTCGCGGCAGACGGTCCAAAATTACGAGGTCTACTTCGGCAAGACGTCACGCTGGGTCGCGGTTTCCGCGTCGCCGCTTCGCAACGCCGCGGGCGCGGTGACGGCGATGGTCCACGCGTTCCGCGACATCACGGCCGCGCGCGAAGTCGAACAGTTGAAGGCCGACTTCATCAGCACCGTAAGCCACGAACTGCGCACGCCGCTCACCTCGATCAAGGGCGCAACGGCGCTGCTCTTCGAGCAAGTGCCGGCGGATGCGAGCGGTGCGCTCGAACTGCTGCAGATGGTCCGCAACAATTCGGAGCGCCTTCTGCGGCTCATCAACGATCTCTTGGATGCGTCGAAGATCGAAGCCGGCAAGCTGACGATCCGCAAGCAGCCGTGCGACGCGACGCGCTTGCTCGAACGAGCCATAGCGGGCGTCGCCGGGTATGCCGAAGAGTACGGCGTGGCGGTGACGGCGGAATTCGCGCGCGGCTTGGCGCCGGTGGTGGTCGATCCCGACCGCGTCGAGCAGATCATGTCGAACTTGATCTCAAACGCCGTGAAGTATTCCCACCGCGGCGATGCGGTCATGGTGCGCGTGCGCTCCGATGGCCCGTTCCTGCGCGTCGATGTCATCGATACCGGCGTCGGAATACCCGCATCCGCTCTGCCCCGGCTCTTCGAGAAATTTTCGCAGGTCGATCGCGGCGGGCGCAATCGCCCGGGGACCGGTCTTGGCCTCGTCATCTCCAAGGGTTTGATCGAAGCGCACGGCGGCAGCATCTCGGTGTCGAGCACCGAAGGCGAAGGCACCACGTTTACGTTCACGCTGCCGTTCGCGAAACGGGGCGCAGACCGCGCATGA
- a CDS encoding 2Fe-2S iron-sulfur cluster-binding protein — protein MSVSADTGVSVSLEIDGVATTAPAGATILDVCRTAGVETPTLCYLETLTPVNVCRVCVVELEGARTLVPACSRVVEDGMKIRTDSDRVRASRRMVLEFLASSVDVSLADDMQRQMERYGAKAERFGAAARAVKQPVKVDNELYVRDYSKCILCYKCVEACGTDAQNTFAIATAGRGFDAHISTEFDVGLPDSACVYCGNCIGVCPTGALMFVSEHEMREAGTWDEARQTKTDTICGYCGVGCTLTVHAQDGEIVKVSSPADHDVTHGHLCIKGRFGWKFVRK, from the coding sequence GTGAGCGTTTCGGCCGATACCGGCGTGAGCGTCTCGCTCGAGATCGACGGCGTCGCTACCACGGCGCCGGCAGGCGCCACGATTCTCGACGTCTGCCGCACCGCCGGTGTCGAAACTCCGACGCTCTGCTACTTGGAGACGCTCACGCCGGTCAATGTCTGCCGCGTGTGCGTCGTGGAGCTCGAAGGCGCACGCACCCTCGTGCCCGCGTGCTCCAGAGTGGTCGAAGACGGCATGAAGATCCGCACCGACAGCGATCGCGTGCGCGCGAGCCGGCGGATGGTGCTGGAATTCTTGGCGTCGTCGGTGGACGTGTCGCTGGCGGACGACATGCAGCGCCAGATGGAGCGCTACGGTGCAAAGGCGGAGCGATTCGGGGCTGCTGCGCGCGCAGTGAAGCAGCCGGTCAAAGTGGACAACGAGCTCTACGTCCGCGACTATTCGAAATGCATCCTCTGTTATAAATGCGTCGAAGCCTGCGGCACAGACGCTCAGAACACGTTCGCGATCGCGACGGCCGGTCGCGGGTTCGACGCGCACATCTCAACGGAGTTCGACGTCGGTTTGCCCGATTCGGCGTGCGTCTACTGCGGGAATTGCATCGGCGTCTGCCCCACCGGCGCGTTGATGTTCGTGAGCGAACACGAGATGCGCGAAGCGGGGACGTGGGACGAAGCGCGTCAGACGAAGACCGACACGATCTGCGGCTACTGCGGCGTCGGCTGCACGCTCACGGTCCACGCACAAGATGGCGAGATCGTCAAGGTTTCCTCGCCCGCGGACCACGACGTGACGCACGGTCACTTGTGCATCAAGGGCCGCTTCGGTTGGAAATTCGTCCGCAAATGA
- a CDS encoding peptidase E: protein MKKRQIIAMGGGGFSSMPDDRRLDRYVLESTGLPRPKICFIPTASGDALTYIERFYNTFGALACAPTHLSLFDPPRADLRSFIFEHDAVYVGGGNTKNMLALWREWSLDRFLREAYDSGIVLSGLSAGSICWFDSGVTDSVPGPLTPLQCLGFLSGSNCPHYDAEPERRPAFHRLVSERALPAGIATDDGVALHFVDGVLQTIVSATPTGAAYRVEPSSNGAVETPLAVQRLP, encoded by the coding sequence GTGAAGAAGCGTCAGATCATCGCTATGGGCGGGGGCGGTTTCTCGTCGATGCCGGACGATCGCCGCCTCGACCGCTACGTGCTCGAGTCCACCGGACTGCCGCGGCCGAAGATCTGCTTCATCCCGACCGCAAGCGGTGACGCGCTGACCTACATCGAGCGCTTCTACAACACGTTTGGCGCGCTTGCGTGCGCGCCGACGCATCTCTCGCTCTTCGATCCGCCGCGCGCGGATCTGCGTTCGTTCATTTTCGAACACGATGCGGTGTACGTGGGCGGCGGCAACACAAAGAACATGCTCGCGCTCTGGCGCGAATGGTCGCTCGACCGGTTTCTGCGCGAAGCGTATGATTCTGGAATTGTGCTCTCGGGATTAAGCGCCGGTTCGATCTGCTGGTTCGATTCTGGCGTTACCGATTCTGTGCCCGGACCGCTCACGCCGCTTCAGTGTCTCGGCTTTCTGAGCGGAAGCAATTGTCCGCACTACGACGCCGAGCCCGAGCGCCGGCCGGCGTTTCACCGTCTTGTCTCTGAACGCGCGCTCCCCGCCGGCATCGCGACCGACGACGGCGTGGCGCTTCACTTTGTCGATGGGGTCTTGCAAACGATCGTCAGCGCGACGCCGACGGGTGCGGCGTATCGCGTTGAACCTTCGTCAAACGGCGCTGTTGAAACCCCGCTCGCCGTCCAACGCCTCCCGTAA
- a CDS encoding ABC transporter permease produces the protein MHLVSQSLDFAFAHRADIAVALRQHVALSAAAIAAASAICLPLGVAASRRPWGRAVITGVNAVRVIPSLALLAFVLPWLGLGFASALTALIVLACPPILVNTDIAYRGVDPYAIEAARGMGMSDAQIVWRVQTPLALPVVFAGLRLASIEVVASATLATLIGAGGLGDIIMAGLELEQPAELLVGSLLAALLAVAAAAAFSAGERLAVARS, from the coding sequence GTGCATCTCGTCTCCCAGTCGCTTGATTTCGCGTTTGCGCACCGTGCGGACATCGCTGTCGCTTTGCGCCAGCACGTTGCGCTGAGCGCAGCCGCTATCGCCGCGGCCTCCGCCATCTGTCTTCCGCTTGGCGTTGCGGCATCGCGCAGGCCGTGGGGACGCGCGGTGATCACAGGCGTCAATGCGGTGCGCGTCATCCCGAGTCTCGCGCTGCTTGCCTTCGTGCTGCCTTGGCTCGGACTCGGCTTCGCGAGCGCGTTGACGGCGCTGATCGTGCTCGCGTGTCCGCCCATCCTCGTCAACACAGACATCGCATATCGCGGTGTCGATCCCTACGCGATCGAAGCCGCGCGCGGGATGGGCATGTCGGATGCGCAGATCGTGTGGCGCGTGCAGACGCCGCTCGCGCTTCCGGTCGTTTTTGCAGGCCTGCGTCTCGCATCGATCGAGGTCGTCGCGTCGGCGACGCTTGCGACGCTCATCGGCGCCGGCGGGCTCGGCGATATCATCATGGCCGGGCTCGAACTCGAGCAACCCGCTGAATTGCTCGTCGGATCGCTCTTAGCTGCATTGCTTGCGGTCGCGGCGGCGGCGGCTTTTTCCGCGGGCGAACGCCTCGCGGTCGCGAGGTCATGA
- a CDS encoding bifunctional diguanylate cyclase/phosphodiesterase, translating into MKNRFGWLLRLMGSTSPLPPAARDREEQLGPLPLGQAEERLPSSAGASEHEDDFEALLNENRIRTVFQPIVSLTDGTVFGYEALSRGPIGTHLESADSLFQAARTRKLTRQLERICRFKAIASASSLPAGCYLFLNISPGVLEERNAGLSRDVMDQHRLARERIVLEITEKEAINDFDLFKRTLLHYNRQGFKVAIDDAGAGHNSLRAVTEVRPHFIKLDMALVRDIDRDRAKNALVSAIIMFARRIDARVLAEGIETVEELSSLIEIGVDYGQGYLLARPAAAFVEPKQEIAAYIRERAIASRTMPAPKRLAIGTITRRAPALPPSAYTSEVLEIFDRHPDLDSVVLTEFGAPVGLVSRTKLYERLSHQFGYSIYSKRPVRLVMDDSYLSVDAKDSIDDVARKVVHRRRTELYDEIVVLENDVYAGVVSVRDLLHTMTEFQASVSRHTNSLTGLPGRALVQAEIERRAASGRPFALLHVDINHFRTYNDRHGYGRGDEVIRALADCLVSAARDSDAANGFVGHIGGVNFVALCAEDRIEQIGRHVLEDFNRKIAALHVSRDLAIIGEDPLAGPTEVTLALVGITANNVTAPSYAGLAGRAQRYKRIGRGTAHDSFVLDGRFVVGNAGNITTLGRPTAG; encoded by the coding sequence GTGAAGAATCGCTTCGGCTGGCTGCTCCGTCTGATGGGCAGCACTTCTCCATTGCCGCCTGCCGCTCGCGACCGCGAAGAACAACTCGGTCCGCTTCCCCTCGGTCAGGCCGAAGAACGCCTTCCGTCGTCGGCCGGCGCGTCCGAGCACGAAGACGATTTCGAAGCGCTCCTCAATGAAAACCGCATCCGCACCGTCTTCCAACCGATCGTCTCGCTGACCGACGGCACCGTCTTCGGATACGAAGCGCTCTCGCGCGGTCCCATCGGCACGCACCTCGAGAGCGCAGACTCGCTCTTCCAAGCAGCGCGCACTCGCAAGCTCACACGTCAGCTCGAACGCATCTGCCGTTTCAAAGCGATCGCGAGCGCATCGAGTCTGCCCGCCGGATGCTACCTCTTCTTGAACATCAGTCCCGGCGTGCTCGAAGAACGCAACGCGGGTTTGTCGCGCGACGTCATGGACCAGCATCGCCTCGCGCGCGAGCGCATCGTTTTGGAGATCACGGAAAAAGAAGCGATCAACGACTTCGATCTTTTCAAACGCACGCTGCTCCATTACAATCGCCAAGGCTTCAAAGTGGCGATCGATGACGCAGGCGCTGGTCACAACAGCTTGCGCGCCGTCACCGAAGTGCGGCCACACTTCATCAAACTCGATATGGCGCTCGTGCGCGACATCGACCGCGATCGCGCAAAGAACGCGCTCGTCTCTGCCATCATCATGTTCGCGCGGCGCATCGATGCGCGCGTGCTGGCGGAGGGAATCGAAACCGTCGAGGAGTTGTCTTCGCTGATCGAGATCGGCGTGGACTACGGTCAAGGGTATCTGCTTGCCCGCCCGGCCGCGGCATTCGTCGAACCAAAGCAGGAGATCGCAGCGTATATCCGCGAGCGCGCGATCGCCAGCCGCACGATGCCGGCGCCCAAACGCCTGGCGATCGGAACCATAACGAGGCGCGCGCCGGCACTTCCCCCGAGCGCGTATACGAGCGAAGTGCTCGAGATCTTCGACCGCCATCCGGATCTGGACAGCGTCGTGTTGACGGAGTTCGGCGCGCCCGTCGGTCTCGTGAGCCGGACAAAACTCTACGAACGGCTCTCGCATCAGTTCGGTTATTCCATCTATTCCAAGCGCCCCGTTCGGCTCGTCATGGATGACTCGTATCTCTCGGTTGACGCGAAGGATTCGATCGACGACGTCGCGCGCAAAGTCGTGCACCGCCGGCGCACCGAGCTCTACGATGAGATCGTCGTCTTGGAGAACGACGTCTACGCGGGCGTGGTCTCAGTGCGCGATCTGCTGCACACGATGACGGAATTCCAAGCCTCGGTTTCGCGCCACACGAATTCGCTGACTGGATTGCCGGGCAGAGCGCTCGTCCAAGCCGAGATCGAACGGCGCGCCGCGTCCGGCCGGCCGTTCGCGCTTCTCCACGTGGATATCAACCATTTCCGCACGTACAACGACCGCCACGGCTACGGCCGCGGCGACGAAGTCATCCGCGCGCTCGCCGACTGTCTGGTCAGCGCGGCACGCGACAGCGATGCGGCGAACGGGTTCGTCGGTCACATCGGCGGCGTGAATTTCGTCGCGTTATGCGCCGAAGACCGCATCGAGCAGATCGGCCGGCACGTCCTCGAAGACTTCAACCGGAAGATCGCTGCGCTTCACGTGTCGCGGGATCTCGCGATCATCGGAGAAGATCCGCTTGCGGGTCCGACTGAAGTGACCTTGGCGCTGGTCGGCATCACCGCAAACAATGTCACCGCGCCGTCGTACGCAGGCCTAGCCGGCCGCGCGCAGCGCTATAAGCGCATCGGCCGCGGTACGGCGCACGACTCGTTCGTATTGGACGGCAGATTCGTCGTCGGAAACGCCGGCAACATCACAACCCTCGGCCGCCCCACCGCCGGTTAA
- the fdhF gene encoding formate dehydrogenase subunit alpha, with amino-acid sequence MKQGAYRLTDPLVRDGGALRVATWDEALDRAARGFSDVLRKSGPKAFGMFSCSKTTNEFNFLAQKFARAVVGSNNIDSCNRTUHAPSVAGLAAVFGAGGGTNSYQEVEETDCIFLWGSNARETHPIFFHRVLSAVRRGAKLLVVDPRKTVSAQWADTWLGINVGSDIALANAMANEIIRLGLEHRDFIANATTGFEAYRASVQAYTPERAESITGISAEVIRSAARDYATADKAIICWTLGITEHHNGTDNVLALINLALLTGHVGRYGSGLNPLRGQNNVQGGGDMGAIPDRLPGFQALSDDDARTKFDKAWGVKIPSERGWRLNEMFDAAERGELRTLYIVGENPAVSEADRHRAESILTSLDHLVVQDITLTRTAELAHVVFPASTGWCESEGTVTNSERRVQRVRKAVDPPGNARDDIDIVCAVARRLGRDLGSPTAEELWDELRTLSPMHAGMSYARLEALDGLRWPCYDENHPGEQFLHARLWEKPARGPRAPFSVVEHEPPSDPVTDEYPLLLTTGRRLDSFNSGVQTGQYSSPLRRGESLDLCPEDARRYGVRDGERIRVSSRRGSVEVPVRIDDTVRPGLAFMTFHFDTQTNMLTIEANDPKSGTAEFKATAVKIDKLATGAATAGE; translated from the coding sequence GTGAAACAAGGAGCCTATCGGCTCACGGACCCGCTGGTCCGTGACGGCGGCGCTCTGCGCGTGGCGACGTGGGATGAAGCCCTCGATCGAGCTGCTCGCGGCTTTTCGGACGTCCTGCGTAAGTCCGGGCCAAAGGCGTTCGGCATGTTCAGCTGCTCGAAGACGACCAACGAATTCAACTTCCTCGCGCAGAAGTTCGCGCGGGCGGTCGTCGGCAGCAACAACATCGACAGCTGCAACCGCACCTGACACGCCCCTAGCGTCGCCGGTCTGGCGGCGGTGTTCGGTGCCGGAGGCGGCACCAATTCGTACCAAGAGGTCGAGGAAACCGACTGTATTTTCCTTTGGGGTTCGAACGCGCGCGAGACACACCCGATCTTCTTCCACCGCGTGCTCTCGGCGGTGCGCCGCGGTGCGAAGCTTCTCGTTGTCGATCCGCGCAAGACGGTGAGCGCGCAGTGGGCGGACACCTGGCTTGGTATCAATGTCGGCTCGGATATCGCGCTAGCAAACGCGATGGCAAACGAGATCATCCGTCTCGGTTTGGAACATCGCGATTTCATCGCAAATGCGACGACCGGATTTGAAGCGTATCGCGCGAGCGTGCAAGCCTACACGCCGGAACGCGCCGAATCCATCACCGGTATTTCCGCCGAGGTCATCCGCAGTGCGGCACGCGACTACGCGACCGCAGACAAAGCGATCATCTGCTGGACGCTTGGCATCACCGAACACCACAACGGCACGGACAACGTCCTCGCCCTCATCAACCTCGCGCTGCTCACGGGGCATGTCGGCCGCTACGGCAGCGGATTGAATCCATTGCGCGGACAGAACAACGTGCAGGGCGGCGGCGACATGGGCGCGATTCCCGATCGCTTGCCCGGATTTCAAGCGCTGAGCGACGACGATGCTCGGACGAAATTCGACAAGGCGTGGGGCGTGAAGATCCCGTCTGAACGAGGCTGGCGCCTCAACGAGATGTTCGACGCCGCCGAACGCGGCGAGCTGCGGACGCTCTACATCGTCGGCGAAAATCCCGCCGTCTCCGAAGCGGACCGCCACCGCGCGGAATCCATCCTCACATCGCTCGATCATCTCGTGGTGCAGGATATCACCTTGACGCGGACCGCTGAATTGGCGCACGTCGTCTTTCCGGCGTCGACCGGCTGGTGCGAGTCGGAGGGGACGGTGACGAACAGCGAGCGGCGCGTGCAGCGCGTGCGCAAGGCGGTGGATCCGCCGGGCAACGCGCGAGACGATATCGACATCGTCTGTGCAGTGGCGCGCCGGCTTGGCCGCGATCTCGGTTCGCCCACCGCTGAAGAACTCTGGGATGAGCTGCGCACGTTGAGCCCGATGCACGCCGGCATGTCGTACGCGCGGCTGGAGGCGCTGGACGGTCTGCGCTGGCCGTGTTACGACGAGAACCATCCGGGCGAGCAATTCTTGCACGCGCGGCTGTGGGAAAAACCGGCTCGCGGCCCGCGCGCGCCGTTCAGCGTCGTCGAGCACGAGCCGCCGTCGGACCCTGTCACGGACGAATATCCGTTGCTGCTGACCACCGGTCGCCGGCTGGACTCGTTCAATAGCGGCGTGCAAACCGGTCAGTATTCGTCGCCGCTGCGGCGCGGCGAATCGCTGGACCTCTGCCCGGAAGATGCGCGGCGCTACGGCGTCCGTGACGGCGAGCGCATTCGGGTCAGCTCGCGCCGCGGTTCCGTGGAAGTACCGGTGCGCATCGACGATACCGTGCGGCCAGGACTTGCGTTCATGACGTTTCACTTCGATACGCAGACCAACATGCTCACGATCGAGGCGAATGATCCGAAATCCGGCACCGCCGAGTTCAAGGCGACCGCGGTGAAGATAGATAAGCTCGCGACCGGCGCAGCGACCGCCGGGGAGTAA